In Ictalurus punctatus breed USDA103 chromosome 3, Coco_2.0, whole genome shotgun sequence, the following are encoded in one genomic region:
- the pkdcca gene encoding extracellular tyrosine-protein kinase PKDCC has translation MKRRKTVLAAAFCFSFCLGTLMNVLFVPGFEPHQSHDAARQRSFIETRSFRLHVSDDFAPVTASIAESSSTATLSDLRLQIRGRLGEVLRYQSGVEDAAARSLERRRLMDLERASSWDESRAAERSEGDHARGNGARQRAAARGSGGALGCGTLERASSVQFVGSGYTKAVYRAELNTSFSVALKSVDLSGHDMESCVKRYSSAEDCYRLASFKIIKEMTLMERLQHPNILKLYGYCYQDSNDIKDTVTAITELGSPLEMIQLLQTPWEERFRICLSLARLLHYLAHSPLGSLTLLDFRPRQFVLVDGELKVTDLDDASVEDTPCSASSPADCLLEFPARNFTLPCSSGYCQGINEKRNLYNAYRFFFTYLLPHSAPSALRPLLANIVNSTGELLWDTDETLAHLENVLEMYRNGHYLLNDTQIHKIKYKQVEDVSIPGENYRCWPSYQHDRCMLSVYSVDEAIGVCESHAQCRAFIMTNQSTWTGHQLVLFKTGLSTMAPDKGKLMYVRLDS, from the exons ATGAAGCGGCGGAAAACGGTACTGGCGGCGGCGTTTTGCTTCTCCTTTTGTCTCGGCACGCTCATGAACGTGCTCTTCGTGCCCGGCTTCGAGCCGCACCAGAGCCACGACGCGGCACGACAGCGCTCTTTCATAGAAACGCGTTCATTCCGTCTTCACGTCAGCGACGACTTTGCGCCTGTAACCGCATCGATTGCGGAATCCAGCAGCACCGCGACGCTCAGCGACCTGCGCTTACAGATACGAGGGAGACTCGGAGAGGTGCTCCGATACCAAAGTGGGGTCGAAGATGCCGCCGCACGATCGCTTGAACGCAGACGGCTGATGGATCTTGAGCGGGCGAGCAGCTGGGATGAGTCCAGAGCAGCGGAGAGAAGCGAGGGCGATCACGCACGCGGTAACGGGGCCAGGCAGCGGGCTGCTGCACGCGGGTCAGGCGGGGCGCTCGGCTGCGGGACTCTTGAGAGAGCCAGCAGTGTGCAGTTTGTGGGCTCGGGCTACACTAAAGCCGTGTACCGAGCAGAGCTGAACACCAGCTTCTCTGTGGCGCTTAAATCCGTGGACCTCAGCGGTCACGACATGGAGAGCTGCGTGAAAAGATACAGCTCAGCTGAGGACTGTTACCGACTCGCTTCATTCAAGATCATTAAAGAGATGACACTGATGGAGAGACTGCAACATCCCAACATCCTCAAG CTGTATGGCTACTGCTACCAGGACAGCAATGATATCAAGGACACGGTGACAGCTATCACGGAGCTGGGCAGCCCTCTAGAGATGATCCAGTTGCTGCAGACACCCTGGGAAGAGCGATttaga ATCTGCCTGAGTCTGGCACGTCTGCTACACTACCTGGCCCACTCGCCACTCGGCTCTCTCACCCTGCTTGACTTCAGGCCCAGGCAGTTTGTACTGGTGGATGGAGAGCTAAAGGTGACAGACCTAGATGACGCCAGTGTGGAGGACACGCCATGCTCAGCATCTTCACCTGCTGACTGCCTCCTAGAGTTCCCTGCTCGCAACTTTACCCTCCCGTGCAGCAGCGGCTACTGCCAGGGTATTAACGAGAAGAGGAATCTATACAATGCTTACAG GTTCTTCTTCACCTACCTTCTTCCTCACAGTGCTCCCTCAGCCCTGAGGCCTCTCCTTGCCAACATCGTCAACTCTACAG GGGAGCTGCTCTGGGACACAGATGAGACTCTAGCTCACCTTGAGAATGTGTTGGAGATGTATAGGAATGGACATTACCTTTTGAatgacacacagatacacaaaaTAA aATATAAACAGGTGGAAGATGTGTCTATACCAGGAGAGAACTACCGCTGCTGGCCATCCTATCAGCATGACAGATGCATGCTGTCTGTCTACAGTGTCGATGaggccattggtgtgtgtgagagccaTGCCCAGTGCAGAGCCTTCAtcatgaccaatcagagcacttgGACAG GCCACCAGCTTGTGCTCTTCAAGACGGGTTTGTCCACCATGGCTCCAGATAAAGGAAAGCTAATGTATGTCCGGCTGgacagctga